In a genomic window of Flavobacterium sp. KACC 22761:
- a CDS encoding TrmH family RNA methyltransferase yields the protein MQLTHEENQFERKTFPITLVCDHIYFQQNIGSLFRISEAFGVENIIFLGKDIPLTPRKINKTSRNTHLHVPHKVIEETSNLTTYLLENNFEIIALEIASNSKPLKELVIPENQKIALLIGSEINGISEELLKISHQIVHINMFGKNSSMNVVQAASIALYEITSL from the coding sequence ATGCAACTCACTCACGAAGAAAACCAGTTTGAAAGAAAGACGTTTCCAATTACCTTAGTCTGCGATCATATTTATTTCCAGCAGAATATTGGTTCGCTTTTTAGAATTAGTGAAGCTTTTGGAGTCGAAAACATTATTTTTTTAGGAAAAGACATTCCGCTTACACCTCGCAAAATCAATAAAACTTCAAGAAATACACATTTGCATGTGCCACACAAAGTAATTGAAGAAACTTCAAATTTGACTACTTATCTACTAGAAAACAATTTTGAAATTATTGCACTGGAAATAGCCAGCAATAGCAAACCGCTTAAAGAACTAGTTATTCCTGAAAATCAAAAAATTGCGCTTTTAATTGGAAGCGAAATAAATGGAATCTCTGAGGAACTTTTGAAAATTTCGCATCAAATTGTGCATATAAATATGTTTGGAAAAAACTCCAGCATGAATGTTGTGCAAGCTGCAAGTATTGCACTTTATGAAATAACTTCACTATAA
- a CDS encoding AI-2E family transporter: protein MITSKIISNGILRALATILAVAAVLYFLYEIQTVIVYLCISLILCLIANPLVQFLRSKLKFSNSLAATTTIILFILLMVGFILLFVPLIISQANNLSLLDTNHLQAQFIETEKSLENYFNIEHVDINKMLNASKITSVLDFNYFTSFINSIMNFMADMGMGLVSVFFITFFFIKDQEAFKIQARKILPDTNEDKILNSIAKINHLLTRYFIGLLLQLTVVFFLYLIVLIIFGNKNAFVIAFLCAILNVIPYIGPIIGTILAALLTMISLIGNDFQSEILPTTIYVVIGFLLVQAIDNNISQPIISSKSVNSHPLEIFLITLISGITFGIVGMIIAIPVYTMLKVILKEFFPDNKIVSVLTERI from the coding sequence ATGATCACTTCAAAAATCATTTCAAACGGAATTTTAAGAGCCTTGGCAACTATTCTGGCAGTTGCTGCAGTTTTGTACTTTTTATATGAAATTCAAACCGTGATTGTTTACCTCTGCATTTCATTAATTCTTTGTTTGATAGCAAATCCATTAGTGCAGTTTTTAAGAAGCAAATTAAAATTCAGTAATTCATTGGCCGCAACCACGACAATTATACTTTTTATATTATTAATGGTTGGCTTCATCCTTTTATTTGTGCCGTTGATAATTTCTCAAGCCAATAATTTATCCTTATTAGACACAAATCATTTGCAAGCGCAATTCATTGAAACAGAAAAAAGTTTAGAAAATTATTTCAATATTGAACATGTTGATATAAACAAAATGCTGAATGCTTCAAAAATAACATCGGTGTTAGATTTTAATTATTTTACAAGCTTTATAAATTCAATTATGAATTTTATGGCCGATATGGGAATGGGATTAGTTTCGGTTTTTTTTATTACTTTTTTCTTCATTAAAGATCAGGAAGCTTTTAAAATTCAAGCCCGAAAAATTCTTCCAGATACAAACGAAGACAAAATCTTAAATTCAATTGCAAAAATAAACCATTTGCTGACACGCTATTTTATTGGTTTGCTTTTGCAATTGACGGTTGTCTTTTTTTTATACCTCATCGTATTGATCATTTTCGGAAATAAAAATGCTTTTGTAATTGCGTTTTTATGTGCCATTTTAAACGTAATTCCATACATTGGGCCAATTATTGGAACCATTTTAGCAGCACTTTTAACTATGATTAGTTTGATTGGAAACGATTTTCAATCTGAAATTTTGCCAACAACAATTTACGTTGTAATTGGCTTCTTATTGGTTCAAGCCATTGATAATAACATCAGCCAACCTATAATATCGTCAAAAAGCGTAAATTCGCATCCGCTGGAAATATTTCTGATTACTTTGATCAGCGGTATTACATTTGGAATTGTCGGAATGATTATCGCAATTCCGGTTTATACTATGCTAAAAGTGATTTTAAAAGAGTTTTTTCCAGACAACAAAATCGTCTCTGTATTAACCGAAAGAATTTAG
- a CDS encoding zinc metalloprotease produces the protein MKKIFITAVVALMLFSCQNDQTEGAGAEAKVATLRSCASQDVLEAQLKADPMQAIRMNEIEAFTNEQLLKGFSGRLVNGKIEIPVVVNVLYKTTAQNISDAQIQSQIDVLNKDFNALNSDYNSVPALFAGVKANIGISFVLDQVIRKSTTKTSWGTNDAMKKTAQGGIAPTSPSTKLNLWSCAIGGGILGYAQFPGGSSATDGVVIDSRYFGLSGSANAPFNLGRTATHEVGHWMNLRHIWGDATCGSDLVSDTPTHNTANYGVPAYPHYSTCSGTPVEMTMNYMDYVDDNAMYMFSTGQKSRMLAIFASGGPRAAFAQ, from the coding sequence ATGAAAAAAATTTTTATTACCGCAGTTGTAGCCTTAATGCTGTTTTCTTGTCAAAATGACCAAACTGAAGGAGCTGGAGCAGAAGCTAAAGTGGCAACACTTCGTTCTTGTGCTTCGCAAGACGTATTGGAAGCACAATTAAAAGCAGATCCCATGCAGGCAATCAGAATGAATGAGATTGAAGCTTTCACAAACGAACAACTTCTTAAAGGATTTTCTGGCCGTTTAGTAAATGGCAAAATCGAAATTCCGGTTGTTGTGAACGTTTTATACAAAACAACTGCACAAAACATTTCAGATGCACAAATTCAATCACAAATTGATGTGTTAAACAAAGATTTTAATGCTTTAAACTCAGATTACAATAGCGTTCCTGCTTTGTTTGCTGGAGTAAAAGCAAATATTGGAATTTCATTTGTACTGGATCAGGTTATCCGAAAATCGACCACCAAAACTTCTTGGGGTACAAATGATGCTATGAAAAAAACTGCTCAAGGTGGTATTGCACCAACATCTCCTAGTACAAAACTTAACTTATGGTCTTGCGCTATTGGAGGCGGAATATTAGGTTATGCTCAATTTCCTGGCGGATCATCTGCAACGGATGGAGTTGTAATCGATTCTCGCTATTTTGGATTATCAGGTTCTGCAAATGCACCTTTCAATTTAGGAAGAACTGCAACTCACGAAGTAGGACACTGGATGAATTTACGCCACATTTGGGGAGATGCAACTTGCGGAAGCGATTTAGTATCTGACACTCCAACACACAACACTGCAAATTATGGTGTACCTGCATATCCTCATTATAGCACTTGCTCTGGAACTCCAGTTGAAATGACTATGAACTACATGGATTATGTTGATGACAATGCAATGTATATGTTCTCTACAGGACAAAAAAGCAGAATGTTAGCCATTTTTGCTTCTGGAGGACCAAGAGCTGCCTTTGCCCAATAA
- a CDS encoding DUF4159 domain-containing protein: MKKTFLLFLLISISSFSQEIALLKYSGGGDWYANPTSLPNLIRFCNSNINTRIKAKPSTVEPSNPDLLSYPFVHMTGHGNVVFSDSDITNLRNYLTSGGFLHIDDNYGMDQYIRKEIKKIFPNNDLIEIPANHPIFQKPFPFPNGLPKIHEHDGTRAQAFGIFVENKLVLLYTYECDLGDGWEDAEVHNDPANVRDKALKMGANIINYIFTN, encoded by the coding sequence ATGAAAAAAACATTCTTGTTGTTTTTATTGATTTCAATCTCTTCTTTTTCACAAGAAATCGCTTTGTTAAAATACAGTGGCGGCGGTGACTGGTATGCAAATCCAACTTCATTGCCAAACTTGATTCGTTTTTGCAATTCAAATATTAATACGCGCATCAAAGCAAAACCATCAACAGTAGAACCTAGCAATCCTGACCTTCTTTCCTATCCGTTTGTTCATATGACTGGACACGGAAATGTGGTTTTCAGCGATTCGGACATTACTAATTTGAGAAATTACTTGACCTCTGGCGGTTTCCTTCATATTGATGACAATTATGGAATGGATCAATATATTCGAAAAGAAATCAAGAAAATATTCCCAAATAATGATTTGATCGAAATTCCGGCCAATCATCCTATTTTTCAAAAACCATTTCCATTTCCAAACGGATTGCCAAAAATTCACGAACATGATGGTACACGTGCACAAGCTTTTGGCATTTTTGTCGAAAACAAGCTGGTTCTTTTATATACCTACGAATGTGATTTAGGCGACGGATGGGAAGACGCCGAAGTGCATAACGATCCTGCAAATGTTCGCGACAAAGCTTTAAAAATGGGCGCAAACATCATCAATTATATCTTTACCAATTAG
- a CDS encoding 16S rRNA (uracil(1498)-N(3))-methyltransferase produces MQLFFNPDIDETTESFSFDKEESRHIIKVLRKKDSDILHVTNGNGLLFETEITLASDNKCIVDVLSIQKSPEPKFRLHLAVAPTKMNDRFEWFLEKATEIGIQEITPIFCDRSERKAINPERFEKIILSAMKQSNETFLPKLNPAISFKEFIKQKNTGLQFIAHCEETDKKSLKESLKPNENVTLLIGPEGDFSEKEIALAIENNFKPVTLGNTRLRTETAAVVACHSVVFFNE; encoded by the coding sequence ATGCAGTTATTTTTCAATCCCGATATCGACGAAACAACCGAAAGTTTTTCTTTTGACAAAGAAGAAAGTCGTCATATCATAAAAGTTTTACGCAAAAAAGATTCAGATATTCTGCATGTTACAAATGGAAACGGATTATTATTTGAAACCGAAATTACTTTGGCATCAGACAATAAATGTATTGTAGATGTACTTTCGATTCAAAAATCTCCTGAACCAAAATTTCGCTTGCACTTGGCTGTTGCACCAACCAAAATGAACGACCGTTTTGAATGGTTTTTAGAAAAGGCAACCGAAATTGGCATTCAAGAAATTACGCCTATTTTTTGCGATCGATCTGAAAGAAAAGCAATAAATCCAGAACGTTTTGAGAAAATCATTCTTTCGGCAATGAAACAATCAAACGAAACATTTCTGCCAAAATTAAATCCGGCAATTTCGTTTAAAGAATTTATCAAACAAAAAAATACGGGCTTACAATTCATTGCACATTGCGAGGAAACGGATAAAAAATCATTGAAAGAAAGTTTGAAACCAAATGAAAATGTAACGTTATTAATTGGCCCAGAAGGTGATTTTTCTGAAAAAGAAATTGCATTGGCAATCGAAAATAATTTCAAACCTGTTACGTTAGGAAATACACGATTAAGAACAGAAACAGCAGCGGTTGTGGCTTGCCATAGTGTTGTGTTTTTTAATGAATAA
- a CDS encoding translocation/assembly module TamB domain-containing protein: MSLPAVQTKIARYATDSLREDFNANITVGRVAINIFGGVKLKDVLILDHHKKVMIASDIITTDILSFKRLMDGDLIFGDLRLTGLIFNLKTYKNEDENNINKFVKLFETGKPSKSKKHFLLTAKNAYISKGFFSVIDENKKTPKFLEFTKLNAYISEFKLYGPDVNTNIHRFSFQDHRGLYVSNFAGKFSYTKKQIKVENLAIKTKRSTLYGQAILRYKVEDFLHFTDKVKFDVAIDSASIASNDIRYFYDGLGRNQRFRIRTKLNGPLNNLNLHKLRLSDTNGSRIVGNINFKNLLGDKMQKFSMEGKFDKLTSSYDNLVVLLPNVLGKRLPKELQRIGKFNIVGKTKVSTTDLEAKFKIVTDLGNGEADLHLNNMDFIDKASYSGNIILDNFNVGALLDRKDIGRTTLDLDVDGVGFTEKYLNTIIKGDIAKLDYNNYTYNNITVNGNFKLPYYKGEVSVNDPNLSLTFDGLVDLSKRENRYDFHINVENADLRKLKFVSDSISTFTGDAVVQVSGNSIENLQGNIFIKDAVYKNPKNTYAFDDVTINSSFDSDRLRTIAVNSSDVVNGQIVGKFRFDQLDKLVMNSVGSLYTNYKPYKVRKGQFLRFNFHVYDKVVEMLYPEINIDSSTVMRGKIDADLQEFKFRFKSQKIKLDKNTFDNIRINIDNKNALYNAYVELDSIKTPYYKIRDFNLINVTAKDTLYVRSEFKGGEKGEDYFNLDLFHTIDKNKNNIVGIKKSEMKFKDYIWYLNEKSEKDNQIIIDQHFKNFNFDNIVLSHESQKIDLNGLIKGTDYKDLVLNFEDVDINKITPYNSKFVFNGNLNGKVNYKQNKNVYQPTASIKIDHLNMNKTELGTLNFDISGDENFRKFTVNSSIQNGFTESFKANGTFAIENKETFLDVNLKMEGFNLATLGPVGGEVISNVRGSVSGNAAVVGNLKKPEINGRLYVEKAGMTIPYLNTDYELSDRTVIDLTDEKFLFRNNQLTDTKYKTKGLLNGTIEHHNFGNWKLDLTVTSKRLLALDTKDSEDAAYFGTAFINGTASIKGPTEGLFIKVDAKSEKGTEVKIPINNAQSVGESSWIHFVTPKEKYNLANGIVEKTRNYNGLELEFDFDITPDAEVEVILDRNSGHGMKGKGYGSLLFKINTLGKFNMWGDFQAYEGTYNFKYGGLIDKKFAVKKGGSIIWEGNPMKAQLNLEAVYRTSANPAVLLENSSFNKKVPVEVVIGLRGDLTSPDPNFDIQFPSVSSVLKSEIQYKLDDKDVRQTQALYLLSTGSFMSPDGFNQSDLSGTFAETAASLLGGIIKSDNDKVNIDLNFISADKRIGQEADGQFVANISSQINEKISINGKVGVPVGGVNESAIVGDIEILYRVNEDGSMNLRLFNKENDINYIGQGIGYTQGVGISYEVDFDTFSELVNKLFKNHKLERAIKKGSSDDLQDSYLNPDYINFTTKKDTDKNKKKPEKKEEEKKPPPVNNNQGLIPDNDDF; this comes from the coding sequence CTGTCTTTGCCTGCCGTACAAACAAAAATTGCCAGATATGCGACCGACTCTCTAAGAGAGGATTTTAATGCCAATATTACGGTAGGAAGAGTTGCGATAAATATTTTTGGAGGCGTAAAACTTAAAGATGTCTTGATTTTAGATCATCATAAAAAAGTAATGATCGCTTCTGATATTATTACGACTGATATTTTGAGTTTTAAAAGATTGATGGATGGCGATTTGATTTTTGGAGATCTTCGATTGACGGGTTTGATTTTTAATTTGAAAACCTATAAAAACGAAGACGAAAATAATATAAATAAGTTTGTCAAACTGTTTGAAACTGGAAAACCTTCAAAATCAAAAAAGCATTTTTTACTCACGGCCAAAAATGCATACATTTCTAAAGGATTTTTCTCGGTTATTGACGAAAATAAAAAAACTCCCAAATTCCTTGAATTCACAAAATTAAACGCGTACATAAGTGAATTTAAATTGTACGGCCCTGATGTAAATACCAATATCCACAGATTTTCATTTCAAGATCATCGAGGTTTGTATGTTTCTAATTTTGCTGGAAAATTCAGTTATACCAAAAAACAAATCAAAGTTGAAAATCTTGCAATAAAAACAAAAAGATCAACGCTTTATGGGCAGGCAATTTTAAGATATAAGGTAGAGGATTTTCTTCATTTTACTGATAAAGTAAAGTTTGATGTTGCTATTGATTCGGCTTCGATTGCTTCAAATGATATTCGCTATTTCTATGATGGATTAGGGAGAAATCAGCGTTTTCGAATTCGAACCAAATTAAACGGACCGTTAAATAATTTGAATCTGCATAAATTAAGATTGAGTGATACTAATGGTTCTAGAATTGTCGGGAACATCAATTTTAAAAATCTTTTGGGAGACAAAATGCAGAAGTTTTCAATGGAAGGAAAATTTGACAAACTGACTTCGAGCTATGATAATCTTGTGGTTTTGTTGCCGAATGTACTTGGAAAAAGACTTCCGAAAGAACTTCAAAGAATCGGGAAATTTAATATTGTTGGTAAAACTAAAGTCTCTACAACTGATTTGGAAGCCAAATTCAAAATCGTAACCGATTTAGGAAATGGAGAGGCCGATTTGCATCTAAATAATATGGACTTTATTGATAAAGCATCTTATTCGGGGAATATTATTTTGGATAATTTTAATGTTGGAGCCTTGCTGGATCGAAAAGATATTGGCAGAACAACTTTAGATCTAGATGTTGATGGAGTAGGTTTTACAGAGAAATATTTGAATACGATTATAAAAGGTGATATTGCAAAACTGGATTACAATAATTACACCTATAATAATATAACCGTAAATGGTAATTTCAAGCTTCCTTATTATAAGGGTGAAGTTTCTGTAAACGACCCGAATTTAAGTTTGACTTTTGACGGTTTAGTAGATTTGAGCAAACGCGAAAACAGATATGATTTTCATATAAATGTAGAAAACGCCGATTTGCGCAAATTAAAATTTGTGTCTGATTCTATTTCTACTTTTACTGGCGATGCCGTTGTTCAAGTTTCTGGAAATTCGATTGAGAATCTTCAGGGTAATATTTTCATTAAAGATGCGGTCTATAAAAACCCTAAAAACACCTACGCTTTTGACGATGTGACCATTAATTCTAGCTTTGATTCCGACAGGCTTCGTACAATTGCAGTCAATTCTTCAGATGTTGTAAACGGGCAAATTGTTGGTAAATTCCGTTTTGATCAGCTAGACAAATTGGTGATGAATTCAGTAGGAAGTTTGTACACCAATTACAAACCTTATAAAGTTAGAAAAGGGCAATTTTTGCGTTTTAATTTTCATGTATACGATAAAGTTGTCGAAATGCTTTATCCAGAAATTAACATCGATTCGTCAACTGTTATGCGTGGTAAAATTGATGCCGATTTGCAGGAATTCAAATTCCGATTCAAATCGCAAAAAATCAAGTTGGACAAAAACACTTTTGACAACATCCGAATCAATATTGATAATAAAAATGCGCTTTATAATGCTTATGTGGAGTTAGATAGTATAAAAACACCATATTATAAAATACGTGATTTCAACTTGATCAACGTTACGGCAAAAGATACGTTGTATGTACGTTCTGAATTTAAAGGTGGTGAAAAAGGAGAAGACTATTTCAATCTGGATTTGTTTCATACTATCGACAAAAACAAAAACAACATTGTTGGGATCAAGAAATCTGAAATGAAGTTTAAAGACTATATATGGTATTTAAACGAAAAATCAGAAAAAGACAATCAGATTATTATTGATCAGCATTTTAAAAACTTCAATTTTGACAATATTGTTTTGTCGCACGAAAGTCAAAAAATTGATTTGAATGGACTTATCAAAGGCACCGATTACAAAGATCTTGTCCTCAATTTTGAAGATGTCGATATCAATAAAATTACGCCTTATAATTCCAAGTTTGTTTTTAATGGAAATTTGAATGGAAAGGTAAATTACAAGCAGAATAAAAATGTGTACCAACCGACGGCCTCGATTAAGATTGATCATCTTAATATGAATAAAACCGAGTTGGGGACATTGAATTTTGATATTTCGGGAGATGAAAATTTTAGAAAGTTTACGGTAAACTCATCAATTCAAAATGGCTTTACCGAATCATTTAAGGCTAACGGAACTTTTGCTATTGAAAACAAAGAGACATTTTTAGATGTTAATTTGAAAATGGAAGGATTTAATTTGGCTACTTTAGGTCCTGTGGGCGGAGAAGTAATTTCGAATGTTCGCGGATCTGTTTCTGGAAATGCCGCCGTTGTTGGGAATTTGAAAAAGCCAGAAATCAATGGAAGGCTTTATGTTGAAAAAGCAGGGATGACAATTCCGTACCTAAATACAGATTATGAGTTAAGTGACCGAACAGTAATTGATTTGACAGATGAGAAATTCTTGTTTAGAAATAATCAATTAACAGACACGAAATACAAAACAAAAGGATTGCTGAACGGAACGATTGAGCATCATAATTTCGGAAATTGGAAATTAGATCTTACCGTGACTTCAAAACGATTGTTGGCACTTGATACCAAAGACAGTGAAGATGCGGCATACTTTGGAACCGCATTTATAAACGGAACAGCGAGTATTAAAGGTCCAACCGAAGGATTATTTATCAAAGTTGATGCGAAATCTGAAAAAGGAACCGAGGTTAAAATCCCGATAAACAATGCGCAAAGTGTTGGCGAAAGCAGCTGGATACATTTTGTGACGCCAAAAGAAAAATACAATTTGGCCAATGGTATTGTCGAAAAAACAAGAAATTATAATGGTCTGGAATTAGAATTTGATTTTGATATTACGCCAGATGCCGAAGTTGAAGTAATTTTGGACAGAAACTCGGGTCATGGAATGAAAGGAAAAGGATACGGATCTTTATTGTTTAAAATCAATACGCTGGGCAAGTTTAATATGTGGGGAGATTTCCAGGCATATGAAGGAACTTATAACTTTAAATACGGAGGTTTAATTGATAAAAAATTCGCGGTTAAAAAAGGTGGCTCTATTATTTGGGAAGGAAACCCAATGAAAGCGCAGCTTAATCTGGAAGCTGTTTATAGAACATCGGCAAATCCTGCAGTATTGTTGGAGAATTCATCTTTCAATAAAAAAGTTCCTGTTGAAGTTGTTATTGGTTTAAGGGGAGATTTGACGAGTCCTGATCCTAATTTCGATATTCAGTTTCCATCGGTGAGCAGTGTTTTAAAATCGGAAATACAATATAAATTAGATGACAAAGATGTGCGTCAAACACAAGCTTTGTATTTGCTTTCAACGGGTTCGTTTATGAGTCCTGACGGATTTAATCAAAGTGATTTATCAGGAACTTTTGCAGAGACTGCAGCAAGTTTACTGGGAGGCATTATCAAATCGGATAATGATAAGGTGAATATCGATTTGAATTTTATTTCTGCAGACAAGCGAATTGGCCAAGAAGCTGACGGGCAGTTTGTAGCCAATATTTCATCTCAGATTAATGAAAAGATATCAATCAACGGAAAAGTCGGAGTTCCGGTAGGAGGGGTGAACGAATCGGCTATAGTTGGAGATATTGAAATTCTTTATCGCGTTAATGAAGATGGCTCGATGAACCTTAGATTGTTCAATAAAGAAAATGACATTAATTATATAGGACAAGGAATTGGTTATACGCAAGGTGTCGGGATTTCGTATGAGGTTGATTTTGATACCTTCAGTGAATTGGTCAATAAATTATTTAAGAACCATAAATTGGAGCGTGCCATTAAAAAAGGTTCATCTGATGATTTACAGGATTCTTACCTAAATCCGGATTACATCAATTTTACGACTAAAAAAGATACCGATAAGAATAAAAAGAAACCAGAGAAAAAGGAAGAAGAAAAGAAACCGCCACCTGTGAACAACAATCAAGGGCTGATTCCTGATAACGATGATTTCTAA
- the tsaD gene encoding tRNA (adenosine(37)-N6)-threonylcarbamoyltransferase complex transferase subunit TsaD codes for MQNSEVFILAIESSCDDTAAAVLHNDKVLSNVVANQLIHNQYGGVVPELASRAHQQNIVPVIDAALRKANIQKEQLSAIAFTQGPGLMGSLLVGGSFSKSLSLALHIPLIAVNHMHAHILAHFIDEEGYDKPEFPFLALTISGGHTQIVKVNSFFDMEIIGETTDDAVGEAFDKSAKILGLPYPGGPLIDKYAKEGNPKAFQFTKPKVPGLDFSFSGLKTAVLYFIQKNKQENPNFIEENLNDICASIQHTIIEILMDKLKLAVKETGITQIAIGGGVSANSGIRTTLKEAEGKYGWKTFIPKFEYTTDNAAMIGIVGYQKYLSNRFEDASVVSKARIQF; via the coding sequence ATGCAAAATTCAGAGGTTTTTATTCTTGCCATTGAAAGTTCCTGCGATGATACTGCGGCTGCAGTTCTACATAACGACAAAGTACTTTCAAATGTTGTGGCCAATCAGTTAATTCACAATCAATATGGCGGTGTCGTTCCAGAATTGGCTTCAAGAGCGCATCAGCAGAACATTGTTCCGGTAATTGATGCAGCACTTCGCAAAGCAAATATACAAAAAGAACAGCTAAGCGCCATAGCTTTCACACAAGGTCCAGGCTTGATGGGGTCACTGTTAGTTGGTGGTTCTTTCAGCAAATCATTGTCATTAGCTTTACATATTCCCCTTATTGCAGTCAATCACATGCATGCTCATATTTTAGCGCACTTTATTGATGAAGAAGGCTATGACAAACCTGAATTTCCTTTTCTTGCCTTGACAATCAGCGGTGGACATACTCAAATTGTAAAAGTTAACAGCTTTTTTGATATGGAAATCATTGGCGAAACCACAGACGATGCCGTTGGAGAAGCTTTTGACAAAAGCGCCAAAATCCTTGGACTTCCTTACCCTGGAGGCCCTCTGATCGACAAATATGCAAAAGAAGGAAATCCAAAAGCTTTTCAATTTACAAAACCAAAAGTTCCAGGATTAGACTTTAGCTTTTCTGGATTGAAAACTGCCGTTTTGTATTTCATTCAGAAAAACAAACAGGAAAACCCAAATTTCATTGAAGAAAACCTAAATGATATTTGTGCTTCAATCCAACATACCATCATTGAAATTTTGATGGATAAACTAAAATTAGCTGTAAAAGAAACCGGAATTACGCAGATTGCGATTGGCGGAGGAGTTTCAGCAAATTCAGGAATCAGAACGACCTTAAAAGAAGCTGAAGGCAAATATGGCTGGAAAACATTTATTCCGAAATTTGAATACACGACAGACAATGCTGCAATGATTGGAATTGTAGGTTATCAAAAATATTTATCAAATCGTTTTGAAGACGCTTCTGTTGTTTCAAAAGCGCGAATTCAATTTTAA
- a CDS encoding THUMP-like domain-containing protein: protein MNNPILHPDIQEFIIQNTGADITKLALQKNPFPEMDWITILNQIDARTKAKEKLPTWFSTSNIIYPSKISIEQTSSEKTAAYKALLISGKTLIDLTGGFGVDDYYFSQKFKVVAHCEINTDLSEIAKHNLQQFGVKNCFCYADDSINILNEATSGFKWDWIYIDPSRRNDAKGKVFMLKDCLPNVPESLDFYFEKSDSILIKTAPLLDISAGLSELKFVKNIHIIALENEVKELLFEIHNNYLGEITIKTANILKEKTETFEFVLGNETELLSYELPQKYVYEPNSAIMKSGGFDEVSTFFKINKLHKHSHLYTSEELIDFPGRTFKIEKVIPYSKNEMKTELANQQANVTTRNFPDTVENIRKKWKIKNGGNLYCFFTTDVKDNKIVLICTKII from the coding sequence TTGAACAATCCTATTTTGCATCCAGACATTCAAGAATTTATAATTCAAAATACTGGTGCAGATATAACAAAATTAGCGCTTCAAAAAAATCCTTTTCCAGAAATGGATTGGATCACAATTTTAAATCAAATTGACGCCAGAACTAAAGCAAAAGAAAAACTTCCAACTTGGTTTTCGACTTCAAACATAATTTATCCCAGCAAAATTTCGATTGAACAGACTTCTTCGGAAAAGACAGCGGCTTATAAAGCTTTGTTAATTTCGGGAAAAACCTTAATTGATCTTACGGGAGGTTTTGGCGTTGATGATTATTATTTTTCACAAAAATTCAAAGTGGTTGCACATTGTGAAATCAATACAGATTTATCTGAAATCGCAAAACATAATTTGCAACAATTTGGAGTCAAAAATTGCTTTTGCTACGCAGATGATTCTATAAACATTTTAAACGAAGCAACATCAGGTTTTAAATGGGATTGGATTTATATTGATCCTTCTCGAAGAAATGATGCCAAAGGAAAGGTTTTCATGCTGAAAGATTGTTTGCCGAATGTTCCAGAATCTTTGGACTTTTATTTCGAAAAAAGCGATTCTATTTTAATAAAAACGGCTCCGCTTTTAGACATTTCAGCAGGTTTATCCGAATTGAAATTCGTAAAAAACATTCACATCATTGCACTTGAAAATGAAGTGAAGGAATTGCTTTTTGAAATTCACAATAATTATTTGGGAGAGATTACAATTAAAACGGCTAACATCCTAAAAGAAAAAACAGAAACTTTTGAATTTGTATTAGGCAATGAAACCGAATTACTTTCTTATGAATTGCCTCAAAAATATGTTTATGAACCCAATTCGGCGATTATGAAATCGGGCGGTTTTGATGAAGTGAGTACTTTCTTCAAAATAAACAAACTTCATAAACATTCTCACTTATATACTTCAGAAGAATTAATAGATTTTCCCGGCAGAACTTTTAAAATAGAAAAAGTGATTCCGTACAGCAAAAATGAGATGAAAACAGAACTTGCTAATCAGCAGGCAAACGTCACAACTCGTAATTTTCCCGATACAGTAGAAAACATCCGAAAAAAATGGAAAATAAAAAATGGGGGCAATTTGTATTGTTTTTTTACAACTGATGTAAAAGATAACAAAATAGTTTTAATTTGCACCAAAATAATCTAA